A genomic window from Microvirga sp. TS319 includes:
- the map gene encoding type I methionyl aminopeptidase produces the protein MTISNENDLDCLKEVGRIVANTLEAMGQALEPGMTTSDLDQIGRKLLESAGARPAPELAYAFPGATCISVNEEIAHGIPGTRRIERGDLVNIDVSAEKNGFFADTGASFAVPPVTRAIERLCRDGRRAMWTGLRQVGAGKPIAGIGQAIGSFAQKNGYTLVRNLASHGVGLSLHEEPTEIATWPDRSERRIMSDGLVFTVEPFLSLGAEWAEDGDDPWTLYSSPKAPTVQYEHTVVATRSGPLIVTMAG, from the coding sequence ATGACAATCTCGAATGAAAACGACCTCGACTGCCTGAAGGAGGTCGGGCGTATCGTCGCCAACACCCTTGAGGCGATGGGACAAGCCCTCGAGCCGGGCATGACCACCTCGGACCTCGACCAGATCGGGCGAAAGCTCCTGGAATCGGCCGGGGCGCGACCGGCTCCGGAACTGGCCTACGCCTTTCCCGGGGCGACCTGCATCAGCGTGAACGAAGAGATCGCCCACGGCATCCCGGGGACCAGGCGGATCGAGCGGGGCGATCTGGTCAACATCGACGTTTCAGCCGAGAAGAACGGCTTCTTTGCGGATACGGGAGCCTCCTTCGCGGTTCCTCCCGTCACCCGTGCGATCGAACGTCTTTGCCGGGACGGTCGGCGGGCCATGTGGACGGGCCTGCGGCAGGTTGGGGCCGGCAAACCGATTGCCGGCATCGGTCAAGCCATCGGGAGCTTCGCGCAGAAGAACGGTTACACCCTGGTCAGAAATCTTGCCAGTCACGGCGTCGGCTTGTCGCTCCATGAGGAGCCGACGGAGATCGCAACATGGCCCGACCGCTCCGAACGTCGCATCATGAGCGATGGCCTGGTGTTTACCGTCGAACCCTTCCTGTCCTTGGGCGCGGAGTGGGCCGAGGATGGCGATGATCCATGGACTCTCTATAGCAGCCCCAAGGCCCCAACCGTTCAGTACGAACATACCGTTGTCGCAACCCGAAGCGGACCTTTGATCGTGACAATGGCCGGTTGA
- a CDS encoding LysR family transcriptional regulator: MDWDKIRLFCEVAESGNFTRAGEKLGVNQSSVSRQINALEQELKVPLFHRHPRGLILTEHGDVLFKASQEMRLCLEMTRQRLTETNEHPAGDLKVSATVGIGGIWLARRIKEFLDLYPEVRIELILTNGELDLAMREADLAIRLRRPTQPDLIQRRLFTIQYHAYASAAYLERFGEPVRVEDLDHHRIVSLGGDQPGFILDLHHLTTLGRPPKNPRPSHLVVNDSLALRNAIENGAGIGMAPDYAMNSKPGTRQVLRDIEMPSLETYLVYPEEMRSVARLHAFRDFLIAKAQQWDH, translated from the coding sequence TTGGACTGGGACAAGATCAGGCTCTTCTGTGAGGTTGCGGAGTCCGGAAACTTCACCCGAGCCGGCGAAAAGCTCGGCGTCAACCAATCCTCCGTCAGTCGTCAGATCAATGCGCTGGAACAGGAATTGAAAGTTCCACTGTTCCATCGGCACCCCCGTGGCCTCATTCTGACGGAGCATGGAGATGTGCTCTTCAAGGCCTCTCAAGAGATGCGCCTTTGCCTGGAGATGACTCGCCAGCGCCTGACCGAGACCAACGAGCATCCGGCGGGAGATCTCAAGGTTTCGGCCACCGTCGGCATTGGCGGGATCTGGCTTGCCCGACGGATCAAGGAATTCCTTGATCTCTATCCCGAGGTTCGGATTGAGCTGATCCTGACGAATGGCGAACTGGATCTTGCCATGCGCGAGGCGGATCTCGCGATTCGGCTGCGCCGTCCGACGCAGCCGGATCTGATCCAACGGCGCCTGTTTACAATCCAGTATCATGCGTACGCATCTGCCGCTTACTTGGAGCGTTTCGGGGAGCCCGTACGCGTGGAGGATCTTGACCACCACCGCATCGTCAGCCTGGGCGGAGACCAGCCGGGATTTATTCTGGATTTGCACCACCTGACAACGCTCGGGCGGCCCCCGAAGAACCCCCGCCCGAGCCATCTGGTGGTCAATGACAGCCTGGCCCTACGGAATGCTATCGAGAATGGTGCCGGAATCGGAATGGCCCCGGACTACGCGATGAACAGCAAACCCGGGACCAGGCAGGTCTTACGCGACATCGAGATGCCGTCGCTCGAGACTTACCTGGTGTATCCGGAAGAGATGCGCTCTGTCGCCCGTCTCCACGCCTTCCGCGATTTCCTGATCGCAAAGGCCCAGCAATGGGACCATTGA
- a CDS encoding TSUP family transporter, producing the protein MSLSVLIGFLILTGAAAYAQTLTGFAFGLITMGGVGLTGLLSLPDAAMIVSMLTLVNATQMLLKGWRDVAWSQFRLVMMASVPMLFVGYWLLEWLAGSHVDLLRLVLGLVIVVSSLQLARKPEPLPERSGKGSFLFFGGIAGLMGGMFSTAGPPLVYHFYRQPMPLVKVRETLVTVFALNAVFRIGLVAVSGNIPSNSTLSGLVAIPAVMGATYAARRWPPPLSPATMRRIVFLLLFLSGISLIAPAVIHLWGGHS; encoded by the coding sequence ATGTCGCTTTCGGTGCTGATCGGTTTCTTGATCCTGACGGGCGCGGCTGCGTATGCGCAAACACTGACGGGCTTCGCCTTCGGCCTTATCACCATGGGCGGGGTCGGCCTCACGGGGCTTCTGTCTCTGCCCGATGCGGCAATGATCGTGAGCATGCTGACCCTTGTGAATGCCACACAGATGCTTCTGAAGGGCTGGCGCGATGTGGCGTGGTCTCAGTTCCGCCTCGTCATGATGGCGAGCGTTCCGATGCTCTTTGTCGGCTACTGGTTGCTGGAATGGCTGGCTGGGAGCCATGTCGATCTTCTGCGCCTCGTCCTCGGTCTGGTGATCGTCGTCTCGAGCCTGCAACTGGCACGAAAGCCCGAGCCGCTTCCGGAGCGATCCGGCAAGGGATCATTCCTGTTTTTCGGCGGAATTGCTGGTCTGATGGGCGGGATGTTCTCAACCGCCGGTCCGCCGCTCGTCTATCATTTCTACCGTCAGCCGATGCCGCTAGTGAAGGTGCGCGAAACCCTGGTGACGGTTTTCGCCCTGAACGCGGTGTTCCGCATCGGTCTTGTGGCGGTCTCCGGCAATATTCCATCGAATTCGACCCTGTCCGGGCTCGTGGCCATTCCGGCCGTGATGGGCGCAACTTACGCTGCTCGCCGCTGGCCGCCGCCATTGTCGCCTGCCACGATGCGACGCATCGTGTTCCTCCTCCTGTTCCTCTCAGGCATTTCTCTCATTGCACCGGCCGTCATTCATCTTTGGGGAGGTCATTCATGA